GTTAATACTAAGGTTAATACCGTAGCAAAAGCTAAGCCGCCAGCAATAGCCGTTGCTAGCTGTGTCCACCACTGTGTTGACGGTGCACCAAAGACAATAGTACGCTCAAAGAAATCTAAGTTTACCTGTAAGACCATAGGCAATAAACCCAAAATGGTGGTTATAGTGGTTAACATAACCGGCCGTAAACGCTGCGCGCCTGTTCTTAAAACGGCCTCAACCACAGGGTAACCTTCTTTACGTAAAACATTGTAGGTATCAATCAGTACTATATTATTATTTACAACAATACCCGCCAATGAGATAACACCAATGCCGCCCATAACTATGCCAAACGGTTTTTGAACTAATAATAGTGCTAAAAATACGCCAACGGTTGAGAATATGACGGCACTTAAAATCAATAATGCTTGATAAAAGCTATTGAATTGAGTCACTAAAATCATGGCCATTACAAAGAGTGCGATAGCAAAAGCATTCACTAAAAACGCTTGTGACTCTTGTTGATCCTCATTCTGTCCCTTAACATCAATATCCACTGACGGGTGCAAGCCAAGTGTCGGTAACTGTTCTTGCAAAATAGGTAACTCATTCAGTAACTGAGCACCGGCAATTAAGTTCGCCTGCACAGTGACAACTCGCTTAGCATCAACACGACGAATTGTATCAACTTTAGGTGCGGCTCTACGCTCGACAAAACTGCCAACGGGCACTAAACCTGACGTTGTTTTTAAACGGAGTGAATCTAGTCGACTTATATTACGTTTGTCTTCCGGAAAACGAACTCGAATATCCAGTTCATCATCAACATCGTCAGGGCGATATTCACCAAGTTTTAAACCGTTAGTAACCATTTGCACACTTGAGCCAACTAACGCAGCATCAGCGCCATAGGTAGCCGCTTTATTACGATCAATAATGAGCTGCCATTCTATGCCTGGTTTAGCACCCGTATCTTCTATGTCAGTAAATTTACCGGATGTTTCCAATGCATCACGTATAATTTTCACCGACTTATCCAGTTCTCCAGGAAAACGCGAGCTCAATTCAAGTTTAAGATCCTTACCACTTTGCGGGCCGTTTTCATTTTTTCTCACTTCAATTTCAACGCCGGCTAAGTCATCCGTTAACTCGTGAATATTGGCCACTATTTCATCCGCTGAACGTCTTACCTGCCAATCAACAAAATTTAGTTTAAAAGTGCCGATTTGGTTATTGCCACCCGTTCGAGTATATAAGGTTTCAATTTCCTCGAGCGGTAAGATACGTGCTTCTATAGAACGCATAATCACGTCTTTTTCTTTTACTGATAAATCGCCATGAGAGCGCACCACCATAGTTGCACTTTGAGGCTCAACCTCAGGAAAGAAGCTCACGCCAAGACCAGATGCGCCATAGAGCCACATCACCACAAAAGATATCGCAAAGGTACCAGCAACTATTTTCCAAGGATGTCTAATTGCTGTTGTCAGTACACGTATGTATCGACCGGTAAAACCCGATAATTTATTGAATTCTCCCGCTTCAGCATGCTCTATTTGTTGTTGTTCTTTACTGCTAACAACGCGAGCTTTACCTAAAACAGCGCCTAAAGTGGGCACAAAAATGAGTGCCATTGCTAAGGAGGCTGATAACACCGCGATGAGGGTAAAAGGTAAGTACTTCATAAACTCACCCATAATACCTGGCCAAAACATCAAGGGCGCAAAGGCTGCTAATGTTGTCGCCGTTGAAGCAATAATCGGCCATGCCATACGACGAGCAGCAGTACCATAAGCAACAGCTTTGCTATGACCTTCATTCATCTGCCTGTCTGCAAACTCGGTGACAACGATCGCCCCATCAACAAGCATGCCTACTGCCATGATTAGGCCAAATAGCACCACTATATTTACCGTCATCCCTGCTAAAGCAATGACTAATATTCCTGTTAAAAAGGCGCCTGGAATTGCTAAACCTACCAATAAAGCGGTGCGGCCACCTAAAGCAGCAATAATGACAATAACGACCAATAATACCGCTGAAAAAACATTATTCTGCAAGTCTGTGAGCGTATTTTTAATTTCTATAGATTGATCACCAACATAATCCACTTTGACTTGTTGTGGCCATTTTAAACGGCTTTCATTGACAATTTCTTTAACTTTATCAACCGTTTCAATCAGGTTCTCACCAGAGCGTTTTTTGACTTCTATTGATACCGAGCGATGACCGTTTAATCGAGCAAAACCAGTAGGATCTTTATAAGCACGACGCACCGTTGATACATCTTGAAAGGTAATAACTCGATCGCCATCGACCTTAATAGGCAGTTCAAGTAAGTCTTGAATATTTTCAAAAACAGAAGGCACTTTGATGGCAAAACGTCCTTTGCCAGTATCCATAGTCCCTGCTGGTACTAAGCGATTGTTACGCTCAACAAGGTTATAAATGTCCGTTTGATCAAGCCCATAGCTTTCCATTAATAACGGATCGACAATGATTTCAACCATATCTTCACGGTCACCACCAATTTCAACTTCTAGCACTTCTTGCATGCCTTCGATTTTGTCTTTGACGTTCCGCGCTATTGTTATCAAACCTCGCTCAGTAACAGCCCCAGATAACACAACCGTCAATGCTGCTTCTTGGTTAGCCATGGTGACTTCATTTACCACCGGCTCTTCAGTCTCATTGGGCAATTTAGCTTTGGCTAAAGTCACTTTATCACGCACATCGGCAAGTGCTTCTTTAGGGTCAAGTCCGGCAATAAATTCTAACGTAACAGAGGCGTGCCCCTCTCCTGCATTGGAACGCATTTCTTTAATGCCCGCGATAGATTTAAGCTCATTTTCCATCGGTCTTACGAGCATGCGCTCAGCATCTTCAGGAGAAATACCATCATGAATCATAGAAACATAAATAATTGGAATGGTAATATCAGGATTGGCTTCTTTAGCAATGTTGTTGTAAGTCACTGCGCCAGAAATAAGTAGTAGTACAAATAGCATCAAAACAGAGCGAGTACGTGTCAATGCGGCTTCAATAAGCGTTAACATAATAGCTCCTATTTTTGTGTAGCGGCGGTTACAGTAGCAGCTTGTTTATCTGTGCTATTGCTAGCTTTATCATCTACCTTATCGAAGATGGCCTCCACTCTGTCCCCTGCACGAACGAAGCCTTGACCTAAGACAATGATATCGGCTTGTTCGCCAAGACCTGTCAACCATATGCCATCACTTTCACTTTTAATGATCTCTATTGGCGTAAAGTGAACAATTGATTTTTTTACCGATTTAACACCGATATTACCTTGCTCATCTAAAGCGAGCAGTGCTGGTGATATTTTTATTG
The DNA window shown above is from Colwellia psychrerythraea 34H and carries:
- a CDS encoding efflux RND transporter permease subunit, coding for MLTLIEAALTRTRSVLMLFVLLLISGAVTYNNIAKEANPDITIPIIYVSMIHDGISPEDAERMLVRPMENELKSIAGIKEMRSNAGEGHASVTLEFIAGLDPKEALADVRDKVTLAKAKLPNETEEPVVNEVTMANQEAALTVVLSGAVTERGLITIARNVKDKIEGMQEVLEVEIGGDREDMVEIIVDPLLMESYGLDQTDIYNLVERNNRLVPAGTMDTGKGRFAIKVPSVFENIQDLLELPIKVDGDRVITFQDVSTVRRAYKDPTGFARLNGHRSVSIEVKKRSGENLIETVDKVKEIVNESRLKWPQQVKVDYVGDQSIEIKNTLTDLQNNVFSAVLLVVIVIIAALGGRTALLVGLAIPGAFLTGILVIALAGMTVNIVVLFGLIMAVGMLVDGAIVVTEFADRQMNEGHSKAVAYGTAARRMAWPIIASTATTLAAFAPLMFWPGIMGEFMKYLPFTLIAVLSASLAMALIFVPTLGAVLGKARVVSSKEQQQIEHAEAGEFNKLSGFTGRYIRVLTTAIRHPWKIVAGTFAISFVVMWLYGASGLGVSFFPEVEPQSATMVVRSHGDLSVKEKDVIMRSIEARILPLEEIETLYTRTGGNNQIGTFKLNFVDWQVRRSADEIVANIHELTDDLAGVEIEVRKNENGPQSGKDLKLELSSRFPGELDKSVKIIRDALETSGKFTDIEDTGAKPGIEWQLIIDRNKAATYGADAALVGSSVQMVTNGLKLGEYRPDDVDDELDIRVRFPEDKRNISRLDSLRLKTTSGLVPVGSFVERRAAPKVDTIRRVDAKRVVTVQANLIAGAQLLNELPILQEQLPTLGLHPSVDIDVKGQNEDQQESQAFLVNAFAIALFVMAMILVTQFNSFYQALLILSAVIFSTVGVFLALLLVQKPFGIVMGGIGVISLAGIVVNNNIVLIDTYNVLRKEGYPVVEAVLRTGAQRLRPVMLTTITTILGLLPMVLQVNLDFFERTIVFGAPSTQWWTQLATAIAGGLAFATVLTLVLTPCLLVLRDKRKEDKQAKATIILQKEANQVKQVKEVSSAA